From Paenibacillus polymyxa, the proteins below share one genomic window:
- a CDS encoding carbonic anhydrase produces MKKHWRGCLFSIFSIILALSVTGCTSPATSSPTSASSSSANNAHAVIQKSPHWSYEGDEGPEHWGELEKDFVACGNGQEQSPINIEHSHLEASHTQQPLQVHYSTTKVSILNNGHTVQVNVASPSNNIVVDGATFTLKQFHFHHPSEHQIDGKNAEMELHFVHQSDNGSTAVLGVLIQSGKENKAFNRIWSKLPKGISQEANLEGEINLASLLPKDLHSVRYNGSLTTPPCTEHVNWTVLEQPIEMSADQINQFAAIFPDNHRPVQQLGTRELKTDK; encoded by the coding sequence ATGAAAAAACATTGGAGAGGTTGCTTGTTCAGCATATTTTCCATAATCTTGGCACTGTCGGTAACAGGATGTACATCACCCGCCACTTCTAGTCCTACTAGCGCATCATCGTCCTCAGCTAACAACGCTCATGCAGTTATTCAGAAAAGCCCGCACTGGTCCTACGAAGGGGATGAAGGACCGGAGCATTGGGGGGAGCTGGAAAAGGATTTTGTCGCTTGTGGTAACGGTCAGGAGCAATCTCCCATCAACATAGAGCATTCCCATCTGGAAGCTTCGCATACGCAGCAGCCGTTGCAGGTTCATTATTCAACCACTAAAGTATCCATACTAAATAATGGACATACCGTACAAGTCAATGTGGCTAGTCCCAGCAATAATATTGTCGTGGACGGCGCTACATTCACCTTAAAGCAGTTCCATTTTCATCATCCAAGTGAACACCAAATAGACGGTAAAAATGCTGAAATGGAGCTTCATTTTGTTCATCAAAGCGACAACGGAAGCACAGCTGTCTTAGGGGTTCTTATACAAAGTGGCAAAGAAAACAAGGCCTTCAACCGCATCTGGTCCAAACTGCCAAAAGGTATCTCTCAAGAAGCGAACTTGGAGGGAGAAATAAATCTTGCCTCGCTGCTGCCAAAAGACCTGCACTCCGTTCGCTACAACGGATCACTGACTACCCCGCCATGTACAGAACATGTGAATTGGACGGTATTGGAACAGCCTATTGAAATGTCGGCAGACCAAATCAATCAGTTTGCTGCCATTTTTCCCGACAACCATCGACCTGTACAACAGCTGGGAACCCGTGAGCTGAAGACCGATAAATAA
- a CDS encoding Gfo/Idh/MocA family protein — MAKIKYALVGTGGRAEFFYGEVVTVFKDTSELVAFCDVNQTRMDYANQLLQEKYEHQLIPTYKAHEFDRMIAEVKPDIVIVTTIDRVHHRYIIRAMELGCDVISEKPMTVDEDKCQDILDAIERTGRKLRVTFNYRYAPHNTKIREVIMDGTLGDILSVNFEWLLNTQHGADYFRRWHRDKRNSGGLLVHKSTHHFDLMNFWLGSKPETVYALGDLKFYGRENAEQRGVTEFYQRAYGSKAAENDPFALHLDRNEHLKSMYLDAEHEDGYVRDQSVFGDNISIEDTLSVMVKYQNKTVMNYSLNAYMPWEGFIIVFNGTKGRMEVRVSEQSYVNSGGSKADEGALKEKTITIYPHFAAPYEVEVEEGVGGHGGGDPVMLRDIFDKPAEDRFHRAASHIDGAWSILTGIAANRSMRTGLPVKVEQLVRL, encoded by the coding sequence TTGGCTAAAATCAAATATGCGCTTGTGGGCACCGGAGGAAGAGCTGAATTTTTTTACGGTGAAGTTGTTACCGTTTTCAAAGATACATCAGAGCTGGTCGCGTTCTGTGACGTCAACCAGACGAGAATGGACTATGCCAATCAGCTGTTGCAAGAGAAATACGAGCACCAGCTGATTCCAACCTATAAAGCTCACGAATTTGATCGGATGATCGCGGAGGTGAAGCCGGATATCGTCATCGTCACCACCATTGACCGAGTGCATCATCGGTATATTATCCGGGCGATGGAGCTGGGCTGTGATGTCATTTCCGAGAAGCCGATGACGGTGGACGAGGATAAATGCCAAGACATTCTGGATGCCATAGAACGCACGGGACGGAAGCTGCGCGTCACCTTTAACTATCGCTATGCCCCGCATAATACGAAAATCCGTGAGGTTATCATGGACGGGACACTGGGTGACATCTTATCAGTCAATTTTGAATGGCTGCTGAATACCCAGCATGGCGCGGATTATTTCCGCCGCTGGCACCGGGACAAGCGCAATAGCGGCGGTCTGCTGGTGCACAAATCAACCCATCATTTTGATCTGATGAACTTCTGGCTTGGCTCGAAGCCGGAGACAGTGTATGCGCTGGGTGATTTGAAATTTTACGGCCGGGAGAATGCGGAGCAGCGTGGCGTGACGGAGTTCTATCAACGGGCTTACGGCAGCAAGGCGGCGGAGAATGACCCTTTTGCCTTACACCTGGATCGTAACGAGCATCTAAAAAGTATGTATCTGGATGCGGAGCATGAGGATGGATATGTGCGGGACCAAAGCGTATTTGGCGACAATATCAGTATTGAGGATACGCTCAGTGTCATGGTGAAGTATCAGAATAAAACGGTAATGAACTATTCACTGAACGCTTATATGCCATGGGAGGGCTTTATCATTGTATTTAACGGCACCAAGGGACGGATGGAAGTTCGGGTGTCCGAGCAATCCTATGTTAATTCCGGTGGCAGCAAGGCAGATGAGGGGGCGCTAAAAGAGAAAACTATCACGATCTATCCTCACTTTGCAGCACCTTACGAGGTCGAAGTAGAGGAAGGCGTGGGGGGACATGGCGGAGGAGATCCGGTCATGCTGCGGGATATTTTCGATAAGCCGGCAGAGGATCGGTTTCATCGTGCGGCCTCTCATATTGATGGCGCATGGTCCATTTTAACAGGCATCGCTGCCAACCGTTCTATGCGCACAGGTCTGCCGGTGAAGGTGGAGCAACTGGTGCGATTATAA
- a CDS encoding helix-turn-helix transcriptional regulator — protein sequence MIATPLFAIEQALRMVPFSMSADHVHQAHEIYYLLAGERYYYINQRVYALQKGDLIWISKHNFHRTSNKGSGSHERILINFDEAFVGSSASVTPSGDQNHLLLPEKSFLLRPSAAEQRELEHLFQQMLDEYHQEHAYRHMYLQSLLLQLLIRIRRIQAAAPETIAPERSEQQQRVYSVIEYLHAHYAEKLSLEQLAGHFYISSTYLCRIFKQTTGFTLVEYLQDVRVQQARAYLKETNWKVTAIAEKTGFDSIAHFGRVFKHFTGRTPLQYRKVHKKE from the coding sequence ATGATCGCCACACCCCTTTTTGCCATCGAGCAAGCGCTTCGGATGGTGCCGTTTAGCATGTCTGCTGACCATGTCCATCAAGCGCATGAAATCTATTATCTGCTGGCAGGAGAGCGTTACTACTACATTAATCAGCGTGTATACGCACTACAGAAGGGCGATCTGATCTGGATCAGCAAACATAATTTTCACCGTACGAGTAACAAAGGGAGCGGCAGCCATGAGCGAATCTTGATCAACTTTGATGAAGCGTTTGTAGGCTCGTCCGCGTCTGTCACTCCATCCGGCGATCAGAATCACCTGCTATTGCCTGAAAAAAGCTTTTTGCTTCGCCCCTCTGCAGCAGAACAACGTGAGCTGGAGCATTTGTTCCAGCAAATGCTGGATGAATACCATCAAGAGCATGCATACCGCCATATGTATCTTCAAAGCCTGTTGCTCCAGTTGCTGATCCGAATCCGCCGTATACAAGCGGCTGCTCCTGAGACCATAGCGCCGGAACGCAGCGAGCAGCAGCAGCGCGTGTACTCGGTGATTGAGTACCTGCATGCCCACTATGCCGAGAAGCTATCGTTGGAGCAACTGGCAGGACATTTTTATATTAGCAGCACCTATCTGTGCCGCATTTTCAAGCAGACCACAGGCTTTACGTTGGTCGAGTATCTTCAGGATGTACGGGTTCAGCAGGCTCGGGCGTATTTGAAGGAAACAAACTGGAAAGTGACCGCCATTGCTGAAAAGACGGGCTTTGACAGCATTGCTCACTTTGGCCGTGTATTCAAGCATTTCACCGGGCGTACTCCATTACAGTATCGGAAAGTACACAAAAAGGAGTAG
- a CDS encoding carbohydrate ABC transporter permease — MEISCRGRMLLRQLLLAVGSLIMFFPFLWTILSSLKDISQIFVVPPQWIPDPFVWSNYPASLEAMPFVQAYMNSFYITFIIVTATLISASMAAYAFAKIRFPGSDILFILFLATMMVPKQVTMIPLYLVMDRIGWLDTHWSLIVPGALFNAFAVFLLRQFVMGIPRDLEEAAVMDGAGYIRIYWSVILPLIRPALAAIGIFTFLGAWNSFLDPLIYLNTPEKFTVPLLLNNFKGLYTADWSLMMAGTTISVVPVLIVYIIAQKQIIEGITLTGIKG, encoded by the coding sequence ATGGAGATTAGTTGCAGAGGCAGGATGCTCCTGCGCCAATTGCTGCTCGCTGTCGGTTCTTTAATCATGTTTTTTCCATTTCTATGGACCATCCTCAGTTCTTTAAAGGATATCTCTCAAATTTTTGTCGTTCCGCCACAATGGATTCCCGATCCGTTTGTATGGAGCAACTATCCGGCATCGCTGGAGGCCATGCCCTTCGTGCAGGCGTACATGAACAGCTTTTACATTACGTTTATCATCGTGACAGCGACGCTGATTAGCGCATCTATGGCAGCGTATGCCTTTGCTAAAATCCGTTTTCCGGGTTCGGATATATTGTTTATTTTGTTCCTCGCTACGATGATGGTGCCTAAGCAGGTAACGATGATTCCGCTATACTTGGTGATGGATCGTATCGGCTGGCTGGATACGCATTGGTCGCTGATTGTACCTGGAGCCTTGTTTAATGCATTCGCGGTGTTTTTGCTCCGTCAATTCGTCATGGGAATTCCACGCGATCTGGAGGAAGCAGCAGTCATGGACGGGGCGGGATACATTCGCATTTACTGGAGTGTCATTCTGCCACTCATTCGTCCGGCATTGGCGGCGATCGGGATTTTCACTTTTTTGGGTGCCTGGAACAGCTTTCTTGATCCGCTGATCTATCTCAATACACCAGAGAAATTTACAGTTCCACTTTTGCTCAACAATTTCAAAGGACTATATACCGCCGATTGGTCACTGATGATGGCAGGTACCACCATCTCCGTCGTCCCGGTGCTCATCGTCTACATCATCGCCCAAAAGCAAATTATTGAGGGCATTACCTTAACAGGTATCAAGGGGTAG
- a CDS encoding carbohydrate ABC transporter permease: protein MQKKHQALWGYLFIGPQFLGLLCFSLLPLLYAFYLSFVNWDGFGVPLFVGLDNFKGQLSDPDFWKALINTVYYMVLVIPVGIVLALLVAIVLNKVKGREIYRLFFFMPVVTSSVSVGVIWMWILNGEFGILNHLLRAIGIAGPMWLTDTHWVIPSIALLSIWLGLGYNMVIFLAGLQGISKSYYEAAEIDGASKFQQLRYITLPLLSPTTFFVTIMMVISSFQVFDQAFVMTNGGPAKASYTLVYHIYDQAFIDFTMGESAAAAMILFVIILIFTLLQFKMQKRWVHYGD, encoded by the coding sequence ATGCAGAAAAAGCATCAAGCGCTGTGGGGCTATCTATTTATTGGCCCCCAGTTTCTTGGTCTGTTATGTTTTTCACTGCTGCCCTTGCTGTATGCGTTTTACTTAAGCTTTGTCAATTGGGATGGTTTTGGGGTACCTTTGTTTGTCGGCTTGGACAATTTTAAAGGTCAATTATCTGATCCTGATTTCTGGAAGGCGCTCATTAATACGGTGTACTATATGGTGCTGGTCATTCCGGTGGGGATTGTGTTGGCTCTGCTCGTAGCCATCGTACTCAATAAAGTGAAGGGTAGGGAAATCTATCGCTTGTTTTTTTTCATGCCTGTCGTAACCAGTTCGGTATCGGTGGGGGTCATCTGGATGTGGATACTGAATGGTGAATTTGGCATTTTAAACCACTTGCTGCGAGCGATTGGCATTGCAGGCCCGATGTGGCTTACCGATACGCATTGGGTGATCCCGTCGATTGCTCTACTTAGCATATGGCTGGGACTGGGATACAACATGGTCATTTTTTTGGCAGGACTTCAGGGCATCTCCAAAAGCTATTACGAGGCAGCCGAAATTGACGGGGCCAGCAAGTTCCAGCAGCTAAGGTATATCACATTGCCGCTATTGTCACCAACAACCTTTTTTGTCACCATCATGATGGTCATCAGCTCTTTTCAGGTGTTCGATCAGGCGTTCGTCATGACAAACGGCGGGCCAGCCAAAGCAAGCTATACGCTTGTGTATCACATTTACGATCAGGCATTCATTGATTTCACGATGGGAGAAAGTGCGGCAGCGGCAATGATTTTGTTCGTGATTATTCTCATATTTACACTGCTGCAATTTAAAATGCAAAAGAGGTGGGTGCACTATGGAGATTAG
- a CDS encoding ABC transporter substrate-binding protein, whose translation MDNYMSWIKIGFSLSILFLLATACSTSPKIENTDGQKVRLTMQVWGNPAEVKVYQRALDAFEKENPNIEVKLVPVPGDQYEQKLLTQLQGSRGPDVFYSYESTIARLIGAKQVQPLGEFLKSEASDVKAEDFPEGLWGPAKRDGEIYGVTPDSNPMVMYYNKKVFKEAGVKTPQEYYDEGKWNWDAFEEVTSKLKAAGKQGYIAENWWAHWYSWVWSNGGRIFDEQGKYVLDHNEKGKEAFAFMYDMVKKGNAVYLGSLPKGQGADAMFMSNQVGMLAAGRWLEPLFSQNKSLDFDYIYWPSNTGKNEPVAIPVAYVAVNKNSPHVQEAMKLAAFYVSVKGQEARLVEGGNAMGTLAAADESIMKKATIEHSGYLTEGRDKGHAYGSALAYDAQVPGLNSDITETIDLMFLGKQDAATTIEKLNQIISKAVK comes from the coding sequence GTGGACAATTACATGAGTTGGATAAAAATTGGATTTTCCCTCAGCATTCTGTTTTTACTTGCAACGGCATGCAGCACTTCTCCCAAAATAGAGAATACAGATGGACAAAAGGTGCGGCTTACGATGCAAGTTTGGGGTAACCCTGCGGAGGTGAAGGTGTATCAGCGGGCACTGGATGCATTTGAAAAAGAGAATCCGAATATCGAAGTTAAGCTGGTACCAGTACCGGGAGACCAATATGAGCAAAAGCTGTTGACACAGCTACAGGGAAGTCGCGGACCGGATGTCTTTTATTCATATGAGTCGACGATTGCGCGTTTGATCGGAGCAAAACAGGTGCAGCCTTTGGGTGAATTTTTAAAAAGTGAGGCAAGTGACGTGAAGGCCGAGGATTTTCCGGAAGGATTATGGGGTCCGGCCAAGCGTGATGGGGAAATCTATGGGGTCACTCCTGACTCAAACCCGATGGTCATGTACTACAACAAAAAGGTATTTAAGGAAGCAGGTGTGAAAACACCGCAGGAATACTATGATGAGGGCAAGTGGAACTGGGACGCCTTTGAGGAGGTTACATCCAAGCTGAAGGCCGCCGGAAAGCAGGGCTATATTGCGGAAAACTGGTGGGCTCACTGGTATTCATGGGTGTGGTCGAATGGTGGCCGGATCTTTGATGAACAAGGCAAGTATGTGCTGGACCACAATGAAAAGGGCAAGGAAGCGTTCGCTTTTATGTACGATATGGTGAAAAAGGGAAATGCGGTATACCTTGGCTCACTCCCAAAAGGGCAGGGGGCAGATGCCATGTTCATGTCCAATCAGGTCGGCATGCTGGCGGCAGGAAGATGGCTGGAGCCCTTGTTTAGCCAAAATAAAAGCCTCGACTTTGATTATATCTACTGGCCCTCCAACACTGGTAAAAATGAGCCTGTCGCCATCCCGGTTGCATATGTAGCTGTCAACAAAAACAGTCCGCATGTGCAAGAGGCCATGAAGCTGGCAGCTTTCTACGTCTCTGTGAAAGGGCAGGAGGCGCGGCTGGTTGAAGGTGGCAATGCCATGGGTACGCTTGCTGCCGCAGATGAGAGCATCATGAAAAAGGCGACGATTGAGCACTCGGGCTATCTGACTGAGGGACGTGATAAAGGGCATGCTTATGGTTCCGCATTGGCATATGATGCACAGGTGCCCGGGTTGAACTCCGATATCACGGAAACCATTGACCTGATGTTCCTGGGCAAGCAGGATGCTGCGACAACTATTGAGAAGTTGAACCAGATCATATCCAAGGCGGTCAAGTAA
- a CDS encoding GNAT family N-acetyltransferase encodes MTSMTIVDPSVKPGLVAYQASNEDQAEIQELILKTARWLHSKGSTQWGKLLKGEDDHNLGGAISRGEVVIFRTSDDHRLAGAVILQQQPSAWDCRLWGLDGMNSEGGTSVYLHRLVVDRDNTGKGLGRELMQWIEQGIRFAGKDRIRLDCIAGNDKLSGFYQQCGYTYIGETNGYNTFEKMLIKS; translated from the coding sequence ATGACATCAATGACGATTGTCGATCCATCCGTCAAACCAGGATTAGTGGCTTATCAGGCAAGTAATGAAGATCAGGCTGAGATTCAGGAGTTAATTTTAAAGACGGCCAGATGGCTGCACAGCAAGGGTTCCACGCAATGGGGCAAATTACTAAAAGGAGAAGATGATCACAATCTGGGTGGTGCTATTTCACGCGGAGAAGTGGTTATTTTCCGAACCTCAGACGATCATCGCTTGGCAGGCGCAGTGATCTTGCAGCAGCAGCCCAGTGCTTGGGATTGTAGATTGTGGGGATTAGACGGGATGAATTCCGAGGGAGGTACCTCCGTGTATCTGCATCGTTTGGTTGTAGATCGCGATAACACGGGGAAGGGACTGGGCCGTGAGCTTATGCAGTGGATTGAGCAAGGTATCCGCTTCGCAGGCAAGGATCGAATCCGTCTGGATTGTATTGCGGGCAATGACAAGCTTAGCGGTTTTTACCAACAATGTGGCTATACTTATATAGGCGAAACAAATGGCTATAACACTTTTGAAAAGATGCTAATAAAGTCATAG
- a CDS encoding iron chelate uptake ABC transporter family permease subunit — translation MSEQEIHRSECGGGTIVAEPNAVPPRPQRIVLTLVTGFALLIFSLFLSLTTGIFPISYAELWEVLFSSNPDPILKEVVYQTRMPFALDMLLLGGGLAVSGTLLQLRIANPFASPTLTGLMPGAMVGLCIVLLLGMNIDSLGGMALCIAGAVFGGFIVFTLNRIRFIRGRSAGIHLFMIGFIIDVALRSISGFIVLFGENQQEWAMSVGGWGIREGSFTFWLTLVTLLVAGSVFAFPKQLKPLYIPFAIVLTAITVWACGTIGYIGLIVPYFMRCMIGKRPRLLLLGSILWGGGLLMLAKVISARIHEPVGLPLTPVLACIGIPLLIFMMWREWQRSSMLENGKF, via the coding sequence ATGAGTGAACAAGAAATACATAGGAGTGAATGTGGAGGTGGGACGATCGTTGCTGAACCGAACGCAGTTCCACCACGTCCACAAAGAATAGTTTTGACCCTGGTTACAGGGTTCGCTTTATTGATCTTTAGTTTGTTCCTATCGCTAACCACAGGTATATTTCCTATCAGCTATGCAGAGTTATGGGAAGTGTTGTTTTCTTCCAATCCTGATCCCATATTGAAGGAAGTTGTATACCAAACTCGTATGCCATTTGCCTTGGATATGTTGTTGCTCGGAGGAGGTCTGGCCGTTTCAGGCACTCTTTTACAACTACGAATAGCTAATCCATTTGCATCACCCACCTTAACCGGACTTATGCCTGGGGCAATGGTGGGGTTATGTATTGTCCTTTTACTGGGAATGAACATAGACTCTCTTGGTGGTATGGCCCTTTGTATTGCAGGGGCGGTATTTGGGGGATTCATTGTATTTACATTAAATAGAATCCGTTTCATTCGAGGACGGTCTGCGGGAATTCATTTATTCATGATTGGTTTCATTATTGATGTAGCCCTTCGTTCAATCTCTGGATTTATTGTGCTATTTGGAGAAAATCAGCAAGAGTGGGCAATGTCTGTGGGAGGGTGGGGAATAAGAGAAGGGTCATTTACGTTTTGGCTTACCTTGGTTACACTTCTCGTCGCAGGATCTGTCTTCGCATTCCCCAAGCAGCTGAAACCCCTGTACATTCCCTTCGCAATTGTGTTGACCGCCATTACGGTGTGGGCATGTGGTACCATCGGATATATAGGGCTTATTGTGCCTTATTTCATGCGCTGTATGATAGGAAAGCGTCCACGGCTTCTCTTGTTGGGCTCCATCCTTTGGGGAGGCGGGTTGTTGATGCTGGCCAAAGTCATTTCCGCTAGAATCCATGAGCCGGTTGGGTTGCCCTTAACCCCAGTACTGGCCTGCATCGGCATACCCCTTTTGATCTTTATGATGTGGAGAGAATGGCAAAGAAGCTCTATGCTTGAAAATGGTAAATTCTGA
- a CDS encoding ABC transporter ATP-binding protein, which yields MTVNEALREANHVAGEDQPLVEVHQLKKHFVTAKDLLGRSSEVLKAVDGVSFHIKRGETFGLVGESGSGKSTVGRCLTRLYDYTEGTVRFDGQDISKLNDKQLKPLRRRIQSIFQDPYSSLNPGMNVLDLIGEPMDIHRLHQGSERKDAVVALLEKVGLKREHLYRYSHEFSGGQRQRISIARALSVNPEFIVCDEPISALDVSIQAQVINTLEDLQQEFGLTYLFIAHDLSMVRHISDRIGVMYHGRLVEVADADELYEQPAHPYTQALLSSIPVPDPRAVGERQNSLAQPDGSWVWDKDSNDAGELKEISPGHYVAYPVSR from the coding sequence ATGACGGTGAATGAAGCGTTGAGAGAGGCCAACCATGTGGCGGGTGAGGATCAGCCCTTGGTGGAGGTACACCAGCTTAAGAAGCATTTTGTGACCGCAAAGGATTTGTTAGGGCGCAGCTCCGAGGTGCTCAAGGCGGTTGACGGCGTAAGCTTCCACATCAAGCGCGGCGAGACGTTCGGATTGGTTGGTGAGTCCGGTAGTGGCAAATCGACAGTTGGACGCTGCCTGACACGGTTATACGATTATACGGAAGGTACGGTACGCTTTGACGGTCAGGATATTTCCAAGCTGAATGACAAGCAGCTCAAGCCGCTACGTCGGCGTATTCAGAGCATTTTTCAGGACCCATATTCCTCGCTTAATCCGGGTATGAACGTGCTTGACCTGATTGGTGAGCCGATGGATATTCACAGATTGCATCAGGGCAGTGAGCGTAAGGATGCCGTAGTGGCTTTACTGGAGAAGGTAGGGCTGAAGCGAGAGCACCTGTACCGCTATTCGCACGAGTTTAGCGGCGGTCAACGCCAGCGGATTTCCATCGCTCGTGCCTTATCCGTGAATCCCGAGTTCATCGTCTGTGATGAACCGATTTCGGCGCTGGATGTGTCCATCCAGGCGCAGGTCATTAACACGCTGGAGGATCTCCAGCAGGAGTTCGGACTGACGTATCTGTTCATCGCTCACGACTTGTCGATGGTGCGGCATATTTCGGATCGAATCGGCGTGATGTATCATGGACGGTTGGTGGAGGTAGCCGACGCAGATGAACTGTATGAGCAGCCCGCTCACCCCTATACGCAGGCGCTGCTCTCCTCCATCCCTGTGCCTGATCCGAGAGCGGTCGGCGAGCGGCAGAATAGCTTGGCTCAACCCGACGGTTCATGGGTATGGGACAAGGATAGCAACGATGCTGGCGAGCTGAAAGAAATTAGTCCCGGACATTATGTGGCGTACCCGGTTAGCCGTTAG